A genome region from Streptomyces xanthophaeus includes the following:
- a CDS encoding non-ribosomal peptide synthetase, translating into MSESLAERIAALPKSRRALFQALTGRGGGRAAVREDPEPAPRDPAEAPVLSFAQRRLWFIDQLQPGSPAYNVPVATRIRGPLDVPALHAALQDIVDRHEVLRTVYTYQEGATEAVPRVVDGYRLPLPLTELPGEEAARPFYDADAGAPFDLAGAVPLRARLGRIGPEDHVLVLNLHHIVTDGWSMRVLYTELERAYAARTGAPAEAPAPLALQYADFATWQRRRVSGDRLEGLTSFWREELGGATPVDLPTDRPRPPVFGHAGASRYIDLPPRLIARLREFGKSEGATLYMTMLAGFAATLRRWTGQDDIVVGTSVSGRDHPAFGELIGFFVNTLPLRIRTGGDPGFAELVRATRHTTLQAYAHQELPFDLIVDALGLPRDPSRPPLTSVMFLLDETPDTAPGLAGVTTEPIDFSSHATKYDLMISVHDTGTAVRALVEYPTALFDAATVDRLLGHFLTTLEGAVDRPDAPLSALPLLTDAERRAALDDWNATRAPFPQDACLHELFEQHADRRPDAPAVILGGLGGWNVTYRELEERANRLAHRLVEAGAGPDRTVALCLRRGPGLVTAILAVLKAGGAYVPLDPDYPAERLALLLRDSAPPIVVSDAELIGRLPVPDGTAQVLLDTDRAALAELPATRPAVPVTSRDLAYVIFTSGSTGTPKGIALEHRGVVNNLLDLNRSYGIGPGDSVLALSSPSFDMSVYETLGILAAGGTLVLPDPAAAKDPAHWADLVERHGVTVWNSAPALLGLLTDQLEHAGGPRLPELRTAFLGGDWIPVTQPDRIRAFAPGLSFVALGGATEASIHSVEFPVGRVDPEWTKLPYGRPMANQVTYILDPKDRLVPVGVPGELHLGGVGLARGYLNRPELTEEKFVRVELEPGRTERLYRTGDLARYGADGTIELLGRTDFRIKLNGLRIEPGEVESALRERPGVREAVVAARRSAAGSDRLVGYVVPEEGADLDTASLRTALAAVLPPHCVPAELVLLERLPLSPNGKVDRGALPDPRPAAAPDRPAAAPVDGDPVALRIAAVWAEVLGAAEVAPGDDFFALGGDSFAAVRAVRAVATALPGGGAAALRVVDLFSNPTPAGLAARAAELGSAGIRAHSLLHRLTPERPAGTTTLTLVCFPHGGGDAIAYQPLAAQLPPHIELLAVSPPGHDPLRPGPMLPVPEFAELAAEEIARTVRGPYAVYGHCAGVVTALETTRVLERLGQRPIALDLAAALPEEDPEYALEMERVSGDDDLVAYLTTMDGFDGVLDDSDLTAVLRMVRHDMTEAARFFARTSGGYDRPLATPLTCIIGDADDATEGYENGYRAWGRYAADVRLAVIPGGRHYFAKHLPDRLAALLADLHRNGGTHV; encoded by the coding sequence GTGAGCGAGTCCCTCGCCGAACGCATAGCCGCACTGCCGAAGTCCCGCCGGGCACTGTTCCAGGCCCTGACCGGCCGAGGCGGCGGGCGCGCCGCCGTACGCGAGGACCCTGAGCCGGCACCCCGCGACCCCGCCGAAGCGCCCGTGCTCTCCTTCGCGCAGCGCCGCCTCTGGTTCATCGACCAGCTGCAGCCCGGCAGCCCCGCCTACAACGTCCCGGTCGCCACCCGCATACGGGGCCCGCTCGACGTCCCCGCCCTGCACGCGGCGCTCCAGGACATCGTGGACCGCCACGAGGTCCTGCGGACCGTCTACACCTACCAGGAGGGCGCCACCGAGGCCGTACCCCGCGTGGTGGACGGCTACCGGCTGCCCCTGCCGCTGACCGAACTGCCCGGCGAGGAGGCGGCCCGGCCGTTCTACGACGCCGACGCGGGCGCCCCCTTCGACCTGGCCGGCGCCGTCCCGCTGCGGGCCCGGCTCGGCCGGATCGGCCCCGAGGACCACGTCCTCGTCCTCAACCTGCACCACATCGTCACCGACGGCTGGTCCATGCGGGTCCTCTACACCGAACTGGAGCGCGCCTACGCCGCCCGCACCGGCGCCCCCGCCGAGGCCCCGGCCCCGCTCGCCCTCCAGTACGCCGACTTCGCCACCTGGCAGCGCCGCCGCGTCAGCGGGGACCGGCTGGAGGGCCTCACCTCCTTCTGGCGCGAGGAGCTGGGCGGCGCCACCCCGGTGGACCTGCCCACCGACCGGCCCAGACCGCCCGTCTTCGGCCACGCCGGCGCCTCCCGCTACATCGACCTCCCGCCCCGGCTCATCGCCCGGCTGCGGGAGTTCGGCAAGTCCGAGGGCGCCACCCTCTACATGACGATGCTGGCCGGCTTCGCCGCCACCCTGCGCCGCTGGACCGGCCAGGACGACATCGTCGTCGGCACCTCGGTCTCCGGCCGCGACCACCCCGCCTTCGGAGAGCTCATCGGCTTCTTCGTCAACACCCTGCCGCTGCGCATCAGAACCGGCGGCGACCCCGGCTTCGCCGAACTGGTCCGCGCCACCCGCCACACCACCCTCCAGGCGTACGCGCACCAGGAACTGCCCTTCGACCTGATCGTCGACGCCCTCGGACTGCCCCGCGACCCCAGCCGGCCGCCGCTCACCTCCGTGATGTTCCTCCTCGACGAGACCCCGGACACCGCCCCGGGCCTCGCGGGCGTCACCACCGAGCCCATCGACTTCTCCTCGCACGCCACCAAGTACGACCTCATGATCAGCGTCCATGACACCGGCACCGCCGTCCGCGCCCTCGTCGAGTACCCCACCGCCCTCTTCGACGCCGCGACCGTGGACCGGCTGCTCGGCCACTTCCTCACCACCCTCGAAGGAGCCGTCGACCGCCCCGACGCCCCGCTGTCCGCCCTGCCGCTGCTCACCGACGCCGAGCGCCGGGCCGCCCTGGACGACTGGAACGCCACCCGCGCCCCCTTCCCCCAGGACGCCTGCCTGCACGAGCTGTTCGAGCAGCACGCCGACCGGCGGCCCGACGCGCCCGCCGTGATCCTCGGCGGACTCGGCGGCTGGAACGTCACCTACCGGGAGCTGGAGGAGCGTGCCAACCGGCTCGCGCACCGGCTCGTCGAAGCCGGCGCGGGCCCCGACCGGACCGTGGCCCTGTGCCTGCGCCGCGGCCCGGGACTGGTCACCGCGATCCTCGCCGTCCTCAAGGCCGGCGGGGCCTACGTCCCCCTCGACCCGGACTACCCGGCCGAGCGCCTGGCCCTGCTGCTGAGGGACTCCGCACCGCCCATCGTCGTCTCCGACGCGGAGCTGATCGGCCGGCTGCCCGTCCCCGACGGCACCGCGCAGGTGCTCCTCGACACCGACCGGGCCGCGCTCGCCGAGCTGCCCGCGACCCGCCCGGCCGTCCCCGTCACCTCCCGGGACCTGGCCTACGTCATCTTCACCTCGGGCTCCACCGGCACCCCCAAGGGCATCGCCCTGGAACACCGGGGCGTCGTCAACAACCTCCTCGACCTCAACCGCTCGTACGGCATCGGCCCCGGCGACTCGGTCCTTGCCCTGTCCTCGCCCAGCTTCGACATGAGCGTCTACGAGACCCTCGGCATCCTGGCCGCGGGCGGCACGCTCGTCCTGCCCGACCCGGCTGCCGCCAAGGACCCGGCGCACTGGGCCGACCTGGTCGAGCGGCACGGCGTCACCGTCTGGAACTCCGCCCCCGCCCTCCTCGGTCTCCTCACCGACCAGCTCGAACACGCCGGAGGGCCCCGCCTGCCCGAGCTGCGCACCGCGTTCCTCGGCGGGGACTGGATCCCCGTCACCCAGCCCGACCGGATCCGTGCCTTCGCCCCCGGTCTGTCCTTCGTCGCGCTCGGCGGAGCGACCGAAGCCTCCATCCACTCGGTGGAGTTCCCCGTCGGCCGGGTCGATCCCGAGTGGACGAAGCTCCCGTACGGGCGGCCCATGGCCAACCAGGTCACCTACATCCTCGACCCGAAGGACCGCCTCGTCCCCGTCGGCGTCCCCGGCGAACTCCACCTCGGCGGCGTCGGACTGGCCCGCGGCTACCTGAACCGGCCCGAGCTCACCGAGGAGAAGTTCGTCCGGGTCGAACTGGAGCCCGGCCGCACCGAGCGCCTCTACCGGACCGGCGACCTGGCCCGCTACGGAGCCGACGGCACCATAGAACTCCTCGGCCGCACCGACTTCCGGATCAAGCTCAACGGGCTCCGCATCGAGCCCGGCGAGGTCGAGAGCGCGCTGCGCGAGCGCCCCGGCGTCCGCGAGGCCGTCGTGGCCGCCCGCCGCTCCGCAGCCGGATCCGACCGCCTCGTCGGCTACGTGGTGCCCGAGGAGGGTGCCGACCTGGACACCGCCTCCCTGCGCACCGCCCTCGCCGCCGTCCTGCCCCCGCACTGCGTCCCCGCCGAACTGGTCCTGCTGGAGCGGCTGCCGCTGAGCCCCAACGGCAAGGTCGACCGGGGCGCCCTGCCGGACCCGCGCCCCGCCGCCGCCCCTGACCGGCCCGCCGCCGCACCCGTCGACGGCGACCCCGTGGCGCTGCGGATCGCCGCCGTCTGGGCCGAGGTGCTCGGCGCGGCCGAAGTGGCCCCCGGTGACGACTTCTTCGCCCTCGGCGGGGACTCCTTCGCCGCCGTGCGCGCGGTCCGCGCCGTCGCCACCGCCCTGCCGGGCGGCGGAGCCGCCGCCCTGCGCGTCGTCGACCTCTTCAGCAACCCGACCCCGGCCGGACTCGCCGCCCGGGCCGCCGAACTCGGCAGTGCCGGAATCCGGGCGCACAGCCTGCTGCACCGGCTCACCCCCGAACGCCCCGCCGGCACCACCACCCTGACCCTGGTCTGCTTCCCGCACGGCGGCGGCGACGCCATCGCCTACCAGCCCCTTGCGGCCCAGCTCCCGCCGCACATCGAACTCCTGGCCGTCTCCCCGCCCGGACACGACCCGCTGCGCCCCGGCCCGATGCTCCCGGTCCCCGAGTTCGCGGAACTCGCCGCCGAGGAGATCGCCCGCACCGTGCGGGGACCGTACGCCGTCTACGGCCACTGCGCCGGAGTCGTCACCGCCCTGGAGACCACCCGCGTACTGGAACGGCTGGGGCAGCGTCCGATCGCCCTGGACCTCGCCGCGGCCCTCCCCGAGGAGGACCCCGAGTACGCCCTGGAGATGGAACGCGTCTCCGGCGACGACGACCTCGTCGCGTACCTGACCACCATGGACGGTTTCGACGGCGTCCTCGACGACAGCGACCTCACCGCGGTCCTGCGGATGGTCCGCCACGACATGACCGAGGCCGCCCGCTTCTTCGCCCGCACCTCGGGCGGCTACGACCGCCCCCTGGCCACCCCGCTCACCTGCATCATCGGCGACGCCGACGACGCCACCGAGGGCTACGAGAACGGCTACCGCGCCTGGGGCCGGTACGCGGCCGACGTACGCCTCGCCGTCATCCCCGGTGGCCGCCACTACTTCGCCAAGCACCTGCCCGACCGGCTCGCCGCTCTCCTCGCCGACCTGCACCGCAACGGAGGAACCCATGTCTGA
- a CDS encoding non-ribosomal peptide synthetase has protein sequence MSDLAERLGRLPQGQRSRLLGRMRNQMTAGVGRRIELKRTDHGPRSRSSFQQEQMWFVDKLGAGKARNNIALAIGLGGPLDRAALHEALNAVVARHQVLHSKLVEIDGVPWQEPVPSFVLGVQSTDLSGSEDADRELAELTASCAAAPFDLAAGPPVRAHLVRLAAERHVLLWVVHHIAWDPGSTRIFTEELTSSYAAAAAGKRPEASRLAVEYADFAAWQRAKLENDEHGRALAAKWRQILAGAVATEVLPDHPRGPETRGDGRGLKLTLDQKLLDRLTELADANSTTVFTTLLAAFNALLRHWTRTEDVVVGTASASRPHPDLEQVIGCFVQMITLRTEVTDQLTFRELVTRTASSVMDSFTNSELPFEQVVEAVRPVRDPLRHPLFQIEFTSLGRWGTHRAQAADVEFTMDQLHDGAAKFDMSFLVGENDGLELSLEYNTSLYRHGTASALLGAFRQVLEQVAENPDLQVGDISLVEEPAASRHARELSRGGPVDEAAWTTTLDRAFRERATIHPDAVAVRHGSTRLDYAALDRWSEAIAHRLRDRGVRHGDPVAVCVSRGPAAVAGVLGVLKAGAHYIPVDPAAPAERTRTVLADAKVRHALVDEAAQLPVPLELVTTGTAAPVREVPSLAPTATPGDLAYVLYTSGSSGTPKGVMIEHRSVTHFSRTIAKAYEIRAEDRLLQFAPLTFDVSVFEIFTTLLAGGSLVIATDDERRDPALLQTRMREDAVTVAELPPALLPLLDQAGLPDLRLVSVGGEAFPGRLVAEWTAGERRFVNGYGPTEATVAVTLMDCTGSYDRNPPIGRPMPGHQAFVLDERLRPVPPGVPGELCVSGPGVARGYLGRPDLTADRFADNPYADGPETARLYRTGDLVRWLPGGNLDFLGRTDRQLKVRGHRIEPGEVEAVLTGHPSVQQAVVVAQPAAGGERMLAAYVTVEQVGSYASEVADAEGLRAYAAGRLPGYMVPVVVVLDELPLTPHGKVDTAALPQPTEQSAEGGTAPRDAVEEQICRDILTPLLEWQNPDVEGDFFALGGSSLQATIVVSRVRALFGIDIALADFFGRPTVAGLAELVRAAKAEAAGEQDRLLAVFEQIENMSDDEAAALLGSLQHPDGP, from the coding sequence ATGTCTGATCTCGCCGAACGGCTCGGCCGTCTGCCCCAGGGACAGCGCTCCCGGCTGCTGGGACGGATGCGCAACCAGATGACGGCCGGCGTGGGCCGCCGCATAGAGCTCAAGCGGACCGACCACGGGCCCCGGTCCCGCTCCTCCTTCCAGCAGGAGCAGATGTGGTTCGTCGACAAGCTCGGCGCCGGCAAGGCCCGCAACAACATAGCCCTGGCCATAGGCCTGGGCGGACCCCTCGACCGGGCCGCCCTGCACGAGGCGCTCAACGCCGTCGTCGCCCGCCACCAGGTGCTGCACAGCAAACTCGTCGAGATCGACGGAGTCCCCTGGCAGGAACCCGTCCCCTCCTTCGTCCTCGGCGTCCAGAGCACCGACCTGTCGGGCAGCGAGGACGCGGACCGCGAACTCGCCGAGCTCACCGCGAGCTGCGCCGCCGCCCCCTTCGACCTGGCCGCCGGCCCGCCCGTCCGCGCCCACCTCGTACGCCTCGCCGCGGAGCGCCACGTCCTGCTCTGGGTCGTCCACCACATCGCCTGGGACCCCGGCTCGACCCGGATCTTCACCGAGGAGCTGACCTCCAGCTACGCGGCGGCCGCCGCGGGCAAGCGCCCCGAGGCTTCCCGGCTCGCCGTCGAGTACGCCGACTTCGCGGCCTGGCAGCGCGCCAAGCTGGAGAACGACGAGCACGGCCGGGCCCTCGCGGCCAAGTGGCGCCAGATCCTGGCCGGCGCCGTCGCCACCGAGGTCCTGCCCGACCACCCGCGCGGCCCCGAAACCCGCGGCGACGGCCGCGGTCTGAAGCTGACCCTCGACCAGAAGCTGCTGGACCGCCTCACGGAGCTCGCCGACGCCAACAGCACCACCGTCTTCACCACCCTGCTCGCCGCCTTCAACGCGCTGCTGCGGCACTGGACCCGTACCGAGGACGTCGTCGTCGGCACGGCGAGCGCCTCCCGGCCGCACCCCGACCTGGAGCAGGTCATCGGCTGCTTCGTCCAGATGATCACCCTGCGGACCGAGGTCACCGACCAGCTCACCTTCCGCGAGCTGGTCACCCGCACCGCCTCCTCCGTCATGGACTCCTTCACCAACAGCGAGCTGCCCTTCGAGCAGGTCGTCGAGGCCGTCCGCCCCGTGCGCGACCCGCTGCGCCACCCGCTCTTCCAGATCGAGTTCACCTCGCTGGGCCGCTGGGGCACCCACCGGGCGCAGGCCGCGGACGTCGAGTTCACCATGGACCAACTGCACGACGGAGCAGCGAAGTTCGACATGAGCTTCCTCGTCGGCGAGAACGACGGCCTGGAACTCTCCCTCGAGTACAACACCTCCCTCTACCGGCACGGCACGGCCAGCGCCCTGCTCGGCGCCTTCCGCCAGGTCCTGGAGCAGGTCGCCGAGAACCCCGACCTCCAGGTGGGCGACATCAGCCTGGTCGAGGAGCCGGCCGCCTCCCGGCACGCCCGCGAGCTCTCCCGCGGCGGCCCCGTCGACGAGGCCGCCTGGACCACCACCCTGGACCGCGCGTTCCGCGAGCGGGCCACCATCCACCCCGACGCCGTCGCCGTCCGCCACGGCTCCACCCGGCTCGACTACGCCGCCCTCGACCGCTGGTCCGAGGCCATCGCCCACCGGCTGCGCGACCGCGGCGTCCGCCACGGCGACCCCGTCGCGGTGTGCGTCTCCCGCGGCCCGGCCGCCGTCGCCGGAGTCCTCGGCGTGCTCAAGGCGGGCGCCCACTACATCCCGGTCGACCCGGCCGCCCCGGCCGAGCGGACCCGTACGGTCCTCGCCGACGCCAAGGTCAGGCACGCCCTCGTCGACGAAGCCGCGCAGCTGCCCGTACCGCTGGAGCTGGTGACCACCGGAACGGCGGCCCCCGTCCGGGAGGTCCCCTCCCTCGCGCCGACCGCCACCCCCGGCGACCTGGCCTACGTGCTCTACACCTCCGGCAGCAGCGGAACCCCCAAGGGGGTCATGATCGAGCACCGCTCGGTCACCCACTTCTCCCGCACCATCGCCAAGGCCTACGAGATCCGGGCCGAGGACCGGCTCCTGCAGTTCGCCCCGCTCACCTTCGACGTCTCCGTCTTCGAGATCTTCACCACCCTGCTGGCGGGCGGCTCGCTCGTCATCGCCACCGACGACGAGCGCCGCGACCCGGCCCTGCTCCAGACCCGGATGCGCGAGGACGCGGTCACCGTCGCGGAACTCCCGCCCGCCCTCCTGCCGTTGCTCGACCAGGCCGGCCTGCCCGACCTGCGTCTGGTCTCGGTGGGCGGTGAGGCCTTCCCCGGCCGGCTGGTCGCCGAATGGACCGCGGGGGAGCGGAGGTTCGTCAACGGCTACGGCCCCACCGAGGCGACCGTCGCCGTCACCCTCATGGACTGCACCGGCAGCTACGACCGCAACCCGCCGATCGGCCGCCCGATGCCGGGCCACCAGGCGTTCGTCCTCGACGAGCGGCTGCGCCCCGTCCCGCCCGGCGTACCCGGTGAACTCTGCGTCTCCGGTCCCGGCGTCGCCCGCGGCTACCTGGGCCGACCCGACCTCACCGCCGACCGCTTCGCCGACAACCCCTACGCGGACGGCCCCGAGACGGCCCGCCTCTACCGCACCGGCGACCTGGTCCGCTGGCTGCCCGGCGGCAACCTGGACTTCCTCGGCCGCACCGACCGTCAGCTCAAGGTGCGCGGCCACCGCATCGAGCCCGGCGAGGTCGAGGCCGTGCTCACCGGGCACCCCTCCGTGCAGCAGGCCGTCGTCGTGGCCCAGCCCGCCGCGGGCGGCGAGCGCATGCTGGCCGCCTACGTCACCGTCGAACAGGTGGGCTCGTACGCCTCCGAGGTCGCCGATGCCGAGGGCCTGCGCGCCTACGCGGCCGGCCGGCTGCCCGGCTACATGGTGCCGGTCGTCGTCGTCCTCGACGAACTGCCGCTCACCCCGCACGGCAAGGTCGACACCGCCGCCCTGCCCCAGCCCACCGAGCAGTCGGCCGAGGGCGGCACCGCGCCGCGCGACGCCGTCGAGGAGCAGATCTGCCGGGACATCCTCACCCCGCTGCTCGAATGGCAGAACCCGGACGTGGAAGGCGACTTCTTCGCCCTGGGCGGCAGCTCCCTGCAGGCCACCATCGTGGTCTCCCGGGTCCGCGCCCTCTTCGGCATCGACATCGCCCTCGCCGACTTCTTCGGCCGCCCGACCGTCGCGGGACTGGCCGAACTGGTCCGCGCCGCCAAGGCCGAGGCCGCCGGCGAACAGGACCGGCTGCTCGCGGTCTTCGAGCAGATCGAGAACATGAGCGACGACGAGGCCGCCGCCCTCCTCGGCTCCCTCCAGCACCCGGACGGTCCCTGA
- a CDS encoding condensation domain-containing protein, which translates to MADPAGLDGALAALPEAKRELARLMLAARRPVPAHPAPRSGAGPVPPTALQSRLWRRERTHPAVATGSHALRLTGPLDPRRLTEALTGVLRRHEALRTRLTVSTTGQPRLHVDEEPVLRLTRADLSGFTPQAAADRVALQSTESASTVLDLESGRTSAFRLLRLAPDEHVLILASHLAVFDGWSSGVFLADLTAGYREGAVPGGPVPPELQFPDYADWQHRWLAGPDGSAELARRRAVFAADPPAPRAPGGFERGHLPVRLARGPVDAGLELGAAEGATPFMTLLAALAVVLARREGRTSVVIGTPAAGRFAGPLEGAVGQFTTVVPIRLDLADGPAFRELLRRTRAAVAEALAHQRLPVDVLFGDATPPPYSVLFALHNYPSVPLDLPGIEVGQLPGPPARHLELYSPDPAAAFACIGLVERDGAIGGTAEYNRHAATPEDVRGLLTGIEDVLDRAVAAPASPLTT; encoded by the coding sequence ATGGCCGACCCGGCCGGGCTCGACGGAGCGCTCGCCGCGCTCCCCGAGGCGAAGCGCGAACTCGCCCGCCTGATGCTGGCCGCCCGCCGGCCCGTGCCCGCCCACCCGGCCCCGCGCTCCGGCGCGGGGCCGGTCCCCCCGACCGCCCTCCAGTCCCGGCTCTGGCGCCGCGAGCGCACGCATCCGGCCGTCGCCACCGGCTCGCACGCGCTCCGGCTGACCGGCCCGCTCGACCCGCGTCGGCTCACCGAGGCCCTCACCGGGGTCCTGCGCCGCCACGAGGCGCTGCGCACCCGGCTCACCGTCTCCACCACCGGCCAACCGAGGCTGCACGTGGACGAGGAACCCGTGCTGCGGCTCACCCGGGCCGACCTCTCGGGCTTCACCCCGCAGGCCGCCGCCGATCGCGTGGCCCTGCAGAGCACCGAGAGCGCCTCCACCGTCCTCGACCTGGAGAGCGGCCGCACCAGCGCGTTCCGGCTGCTGCGGCTCGCCCCCGACGAGCACGTCCTGATCCTCGCCTCCCACCTCGCGGTCTTCGACGGCTGGTCCTCCGGGGTCTTCCTCGCGGACCTGACCGCCGGCTACCGCGAGGGCGCGGTTCCGGGCGGGCCGGTCCCGCCCGAGCTCCAGTTCCCCGACTACGCCGACTGGCAGCACCGGTGGCTCGCCGGACCCGACGGCTCCGCCGAACTCGCCCGCCGCCGCGCGGTGTTCGCCGCCGACCCGCCCGCACCCCGGGCGCCCGGCGGATTCGAACGCGGCCACCTGCCCGTACGGCTCGCCCGCGGGCCGGTCGACGCCGGGCTGGAGCTGGGCGCGGCCGAAGGAGCCACCCCGTTCATGACCCTGCTCGCCGCGCTGGCCGTCGTACTGGCCCGCCGGGAGGGCCGTACCTCCGTGGTGATCGGCACCCCGGCGGCCGGCCGCTTCGCCGGACCGCTCGAAGGCGCCGTCGGGCAGTTCACCACCGTGGTACCGATCCGGCTCGACCTCGCGGACGGCCCCGCCTTCCGGGAGCTGCTGCGCCGCACCCGGGCCGCGGTGGCCGAAGCCCTCGCCCACCAACGCCTGCCCGTGGACGTCCTGTTCGGCGACGCAACGCCCCCGCCGTACAGCGTCCTGTTCGCCCTCCACAACTACCCGTCGGTCCCCCTGGACCTGCCGGGCATCGAGGTCGGCCAGCTGCCCGGGCCCCCGGCCCGGCACCTGGAGCTCTACAGCCCCGACCCGGCCGCCGCCTTCGCCTGCATCGGCCTCGTGGAACGGGACGGCGCGATCGGCGGCACCGCCGAGTACAACCGCCACGCGGCCACGCCCGAGGACGTGCGAGGGCTGCTCACCGGAATCGAGGACGTGCTGGACCGGGCCGTCGCCGCGCCCGCATCCCCGCTCACCACCTAG